The sequence below is a genomic window from Barrientosiimonas humi.
CGTCGACCTGGAGGAGACGTACGCCTGGGGCCAGGAGGAGCTGGCCCGCATCGGCGCCGAGATGGCCGAGACCGCCGAGCGGGTCAAGCCGGGCGCGAGCGTCAAGGAGGCGCTGGCGGCGCTGGACGCCGACCCGGCCTATCAGCTGCAGGGCACCGACGCGCTGCGGGAGTGGATGCAGGCCAAGGCCGACGAGGCGATCAGCGAGCTGGCCGGCACCCACTTCGACGTCCCCGACCCGGTGCGCACGATCGAGTGCATGATCGCGCCGACGCAGACCGGCGGGATCTACTACACCGGCCCCAGCGAGGACTTCTCCCGCCCGGGCCGGATGTGGTGGTCGGTGCCCAAGGGCGTGACCGAGTTCGGCACCTGGCGCGAGCTCACGACCGTCTACCACGAGGGCGTGCCGGGGCATCACCTGCAGGTCGCCCAGACGATGTACCGCTCCGAGCTGCTCAACTCCTGGCGCCGGATGGACGCCTGGACCTCCGGCCACGGCGAGGGCTGGGCGCTCTACGCCGAGCGGCTGATGGACGAGCTGGGATATCTCGACGACCCCGGCAACCGGATGGGCATGCTCGACGGCCAGTCGCTGCGCGCCGCGCGGGTGGTGCTCGACATCGGGTTCCACTGCGGCTTCGAGGCGCCCGACGAGGTCGGCGGCGGCGAGTGGACCTACGACAAGGCCTGGGAGTTCCTCGGCGCGCACTGCGACATGAACGAGGGCTTCCTGCGGTTCGAGCTCGACCGCTACCTCGGGTGGCCGGGCCAGGCACCGTCGTACAAGATCGGCGAGCGGCTGTGGTTGCAGCTGCGCGACGAGGTCAAGCAGCGCGAGGGAAACTCCTTCGACCTCAAGGCTTTTCACCGTCGGGCGCTCGACATCGGTGGCGTCGGTCTCGACACGCTGCGCGAGGCGGTGCTCGCGCCATCGGCATGAGCCCGCGGCGCGAGCCGCACCCGGTCACCGGCGAGCTGTTCGCCTCTCCCGTGCCGCCCGGCCGGGGCTGGCCCGGCGACCCCGCGACGGCCCGCACGCCCGTCGCCCGTGACGCCGACGACGTCACCCGGCTCGCGGGCTCGGCCCGCTCGCTGGAGGTGCTGAACGCCCGCATCTCGGTGTGCCGGGCCTGCCCGCGGCTGGTCGAGTGGCGCGAGCGGGTCGCGACGAGCGGGCGGCGGGCCTCGTTCGCCGACCAGCCGTACTGGGGCCGACCGGGTCCGGGCTTCGGCGACCCCGAGGCCGAGGTGCTGATCGTGGGGCTCGCGCCGGCGGCCAACGGCACCAACCGCACCGGCCGGCTGTTCACCGGCGACCGGTCGGGCGACTGGCTGTACGCCGCGCTGCACCGGGCGGGGTACGCCAACCAGCCGGAGTCGTGGGCGGCCGGGGACGGTCTGCGGCTCGACGGGATCCGCATCGCGGCGGCGGTGCGCTGCGCTCCCCCGGACAACAAGCCGTCGACGGACGAGAAGGCCACCTGCGCGCCGTGGCTGGACCGCGACCTGCAGCTGGCCGAGCCGCGGCTGCGCTCGATGCTGGCGCTCGGCTCGATCGGCTGGGACGCCGCGCTCGGGGCGGCCCGACGGCTCGGCTGGACCGTGCCGCGGCCCA
It includes:
- a CDS encoding uracil-DNA glycosylase encodes the protein MSPRREPHPVTGELFASPVPPGRGWPGDPATARTPVARDADDVTRLAGSARSLEVLNARISVCRACPRLVEWRERVATSGRRASFADQPYWGRPGPGFGDPEAEVLIVGLAPAANGTNRTGRLFTGDRSGDWLYAALHRAGYANQPESWAAGDGLRLDGIRIAAAVRCAPPDNKPSTDEKATCAPWLDRDLQLAEPRLRSMLALGSIGWDAALGAARRLGWTVPRPKPRFGHGVEATLTTAAGADVRLLGSYHVSQQNTFTGRLTEAMLDEVIARL
- a CDS encoding DUF885 domain-containing protein; the encoded protein is MAAPRSRAYCRSVNQTPTRKPTAVDAIAEKYHDESLALSPIMATYLGVPGHDGELDDFSPAGLAEHAELRERTLRELGAAEPEDEVDRVTVSAMTERLGLAQEFHEAGLDAMALNNIASPLQEMRDVLDLMPTGTSEQWSTVAARLRAMPAALDQWFESLEQARGEGRVAARRQVEACIQQTTDHTADDGYFATLVRDARAGDDELSDDVREDLAEAVREAAQAYAKAGERLRADVLPHAPEADGCGREIYPLYSRTFLGASVDLEETYAWGQEELARIGAEMAETAERVKPGASVKEALAALDADPAYQLQGTDALREWMQAKADEAISELAGTHFDVPDPVRTIECMIAPTQTGGIYYTGPSEDFSRPGRMWWSVPKGVTEFGTWRELTTVYHEGVPGHHLQVAQTMYRSELLNSWRRMDAWTSGHGEGWALYAERLMDELGYLDDPGNRMGMLDGQSLRAARVVLDIGFHCGFEAPDEVGGGEWTYDKAWEFLGAHCDMNEGFLRFELDRYLGWPGQAPSYKIGERLWLQLRDEVKQREGNSFDLKAFHRRALDIGGVGLDTLREAVLAPSA